One window of Akkermansia biwaensis genomic DNA carries:
- a CDS encoding discoidin domain-containing protein, whose product MPADDSLSLDQISHLFPQLENIQLIGTKGPQQIFSATLKSNFAPVILRLVPTEEADVFGWTPEFVIRSRAIVEQSHQGLLRVYEVGQAGPFTFIISAHSPYPRLADMEKIPQIKPQAALTIVRNLAEGLLTLHRKGIFHGGITPKQITIRPDGGDALLLPINIYPAQPPVDMGDFASPEWVTGAEPAFTPGMDIYALGLTLYILLTRTTPLEAQFAMPSSLIRCSDEVDAVVSRAINPSPRERYRDMGEFITDLDKAIARPAGGISVAPATPSVQPAMVLNGPRKGQSNVYYYLIPALIVGIVLTYTCILYKKDVAKMRSDYNEQVQKANEAKADVVRKANKAAKEARHHAPAVPAVPAPAASVPQPPIPAPQPAAPEKSAPHVPAEPGEINWSVQPGVKVRQSSTRNMLAAYGPEKAVDGNTSSELSDVSISATGVVEGKNAWFGIDFGAETNRPVEKIVIYTPANLTLLGTMEEFKVMLYDNEKNVLAEKTFTTTPSEKSTNISTWKLNSAVKARALRIESTSPARPLALTEVEVFGPEEKAEPETAPAPEEVE is encoded by the coding sequence ATGCCTGCCGACGACTCCCTTTCCCTGGACCAGATTTCCCATCTCTTTCCCCAGTTGGAAAACATCCAGCTTATTGGAACAAAAGGCCCCCAGCAAATCTTTTCCGCCACGCTCAAATCCAACTTCGCCCCCGTTATCCTGCGGCTGGTTCCTACTGAGGAAGCGGACGTCTTCGGCTGGACGCCCGAATTCGTCATCCGTTCCCGCGCCATCGTGGAGCAGTCCCACCAGGGTCTTCTCCGCGTTTACGAAGTGGGACAGGCCGGCCCCTTCACCTTCATTATCTCCGCCCATTCACCATATCCGCGCCTGGCGGATATGGAAAAAATTCCGCAAATCAAGCCCCAGGCGGCGCTCACCATCGTCCGCAACCTGGCGGAAGGCCTGCTGACTCTGCACCGGAAGGGAATCTTTCATGGAGGCATCACGCCCAAGCAAATCACCATACGTCCCGACGGCGGAGACGCACTGCTGCTTCCCATCAACATTTACCCCGCCCAGCCTCCTGTGGACATGGGGGACTTCGCCTCCCCGGAATGGGTCACCGGAGCGGAACCCGCATTCACGCCGGGCATGGATATCTACGCCCTGGGACTGACGCTTTACATCCTGCTCACCCGCACCACTCCCCTGGAGGCGCAATTCGCCATGCCTTCCTCCCTGATCCGGTGCAGTGATGAAGTGGATGCCGTAGTCTCCCGCGCCATCAATCCGTCCCCCAGGGAACGCTACCGGGACATGGGGGAATTCATCACTGACCTGGACAAGGCCATTGCCCGCCCCGCGGGAGGAATCTCCGTAGCCCCGGCAACGCCGTCCGTACAGCCCGCGATGGTCCTGAACGGGCCGCGGAAAGGGCAGTCAAATGTTTATTATTACCTCATTCCGGCCCTGATCGTGGGCATCGTGCTGACGTACACCTGCATCCTGTACAAAAAGGATGTGGCGAAAATGCGCAGCGACTACAACGAACAGGTGCAAAAGGCAAACGAGGCGAAAGCCGACGTCGTGCGGAAAGCCAACAAGGCGGCCAAGGAAGCGCGCCACCATGCGCCCGCAGTCCCTGCCGTTCCCGCCCCGGCAGCCTCCGTTCCGCAACCTCCAATTCCGGCGCCCCAGCCGGCTGCCCCTGAAAAATCAGCTCCCCACGTCCCCGCCGAACCCGGTGAAATCAACTGGAGCGTGCAGCCCGGCGTGAAAGTCCGCCAAAGTTCCACCCGCAACATGCTGGCGGCCTACGGCCCCGAAAAAGCCGTTGACGGAAACACCAGTTCCGAGCTTTCCGACGTTTCCATCAGTGCCACCGGCGTCGTGGAAGGAAAAAATGCCTGGTTCGGCATCGACTTCGGGGCGGAAACCAACCGTCCCGTGGAAAAAATCGTCATTTACACGCCCGCCAACCTGACCCTGCTGGGAACCATGGAGGAATTCAAGGTGATGCTGTACGACAACGAAAAAAACGTGCTTGCGGAAAAAACCTTCACCACCACGCCTTCGGAAAAATCCACCAACATCAGCACATGGAAGCTGAACTCTGCGGTCAAGGCGCGCGCACTGCGCATTGAATCCACCAGCCCCGCCCGGCCGCTGGCCCTGACGGAAGTAGAAGTATTCGGACCGGAAGAAAAAGCTGAACCGGAAACCGCTCCGGCCCCGGAAGAAGTAGAATAA
- a CDS encoding esterase/lipase family protein, translated as MNTAPLVILLGLMLGLSGCSVHSQLQKAPYTHYQDDALAIQEAREAWLVLSSPKRSREWPEARKKYNACIRKLASHLKQANRNGGMDEAMLQSLPFVIEKSPYARDSNPWHYEAIFMSDEVDSTYRLRETVTVEGMGIPLAGLAPEGISRPHANMLRDNGNVHTLTAILDFDRMVDGKPTLRTLPRLMNEHIFIGRHKVRQPLAANFSVPIALFWKLSDADGTELLGAFRPKKAISTMGLYFSEPYDPKKIPVLFTHGLMSGPATFANLTNRLLVDPVIRENYQFWFFGYPSGLAWTIPAGRQRAALAELMQEYNPGGVSREMNNIVMVGHSMGGLITRFNTSTKPWILMKGLFELPPETFESMTASNWKEALTPLHCDDHTLEQLHNNFIFNPARGVTRIVYMATPHRGSTFADNWIGRLGQRLIDLPSDVLEEATRIATLSRGMFLLNPLQLKDELTSIRQLSPHSSLVKHMSELRCAPSVPVHSIIGDRGKNNTPYSSDGIVKYSSSHLDWSVSEKIVPSGHSVQDDPAAAVELRRILREHLVNVKGKKVLEETEANAAVPVWQTNPARPVILKRP; from the coding sequence ATGAATACGGCCCCTCTCGTCATTCTTCTCGGCCTCATGCTGGGACTCTCCGGCTGTTCCGTGCACAGCCAGCTGCAGAAAGCCCCCTACACCCATTATCAGGACGATGCTCTGGCTATTCAGGAGGCCCGGGAGGCATGGCTCGTTCTTTCATCGCCTAAGCGCAGCCGGGAATGGCCGGAAGCCAGAAAAAAATACAATGCCTGCATCCGCAAACTGGCTTCCCATCTCAAGCAGGCCAACCGCAACGGCGGCATGGACGAAGCCATGCTCCAAAGTCTCCCCTTCGTTATTGAAAAATCTCCCTACGCCAGGGACAGCAACCCCTGGCATTACGAGGCCATCTTCATGTCCGACGAGGTGGACTCCACCTACCGCCTGCGGGAAACCGTCACCGTGGAAGGAATGGGAATCCCTCTGGCGGGGCTGGCTCCGGAAGGTATCTCCCGCCCCCACGCGAACATGCTCAGGGACAACGGCAACGTACACACGCTGACGGCCATTCTGGACTTTGACCGCATGGTGGACGGGAAACCCACCCTCCGCACCCTCCCGCGCCTGATGAACGAACACATCTTCATCGGCCGCCACAAGGTGCGCCAACCCCTGGCAGCCAACTTCTCCGTCCCGATCGCCCTTTTCTGGAAACTCTCTGACGCGGACGGCACGGAACTGCTGGGAGCCTTCCGTCCCAAAAAAGCCATCAGCACCATGGGGCTTTATTTCTCCGAGCCCTACGACCCGAAAAAAATTCCCGTCCTCTTCACCCACGGTCTGATGTCCGGCCCCGCCACCTTCGCCAACCTGACCAACCGGCTTCTGGTGGACCCCGTCATCCGGGAAAACTACCAGTTCTGGTTCTTCGGCTATCCTTCCGGACTGGCCTGGACCATCCCGGCCGGCCGGCAGCGGGCGGCCCTGGCGGAGCTCATGCAGGAATACAACCCCGGCGGAGTTTCCAGGGAAATGAACAACATCGTCATGGTGGGGCATTCCATGGGCGGCCTCATCACCCGCTTCAACACATCCACCAAGCCGTGGATCCTCATGAAAGGATTGTTTGAGCTCCCCCCGGAAACCTTTGAAAGCATGACTGCGTCCAACTGGAAGGAAGCGCTCACTCCGCTGCATTGCGACGACCACACGCTGGAACAGCTCCATAACAACTTCATTTTCAACCCGGCCAGGGGAGTCACCCGCATCGTGTACATGGCCACTCCCCACCGCGGCTCCACCTTTGCGGACAACTGGATAGGACGCCTGGGGCAGCGCTTGATCGACCTCCCCTCGGACGTACTTGAGGAAGCCACCCGCATCGCCACCCTCAGCAGGGGCATGTTTCTGCTCAATCCCCTGCAACTGAAGGACGAACTCACCAGCATCCGCCAGCTTTCCCCGCACTCCTCACTGGTCAAACACATGTCCGAGCTGCGCTGCGCCCCGTCCGTCCCGGTCCATTCCATCATCGGGGACAGGGGGAAAAACAACACGCCCTATTCATCCGACGGCATCGTCAAATACAGCTCCTCCCACCTGGATTGGAGCGTCAGCGAAAAAATCGTCCCATCCGGACACAGCGTTCAGGACGATCCCGCCGCCGCGGTGGAATTGCGGAGAATCCTGCGGGAGCACCTGGTCAACGTCAAAGGGAAAAAAGTGCTGGAAGAAACGGAAGCCAACGCCGCCGTTCCCGTCTGGCAGACCAACCCAGCCCGGCCCGTCATCCTGAAAAGACCGTAA
- a CDS encoding aminotransferase class V-fold PLP-dependent enzyme, protein MLDTATIRAQFPILKTQVHGKPLIYLDNAATTQKPLAVLDASRRYYETQNANVHRGSHYLSQLATEAHEQARETAAGFINAPETAELLFTSGCTMGINLAADTIAKSGMIRPGEEIILSAAEHHSNIVPWQMLCERTGAVLRVIPLTPGQTLDMEAYQNLLSPRTRIVAIGHVSNTLGTVNPVREITALARQNRPDTIVLVDGAQAVSHMKVDVQELGCDFYAFSGHKLYAPTGIGALWGKRELLEQLPPWMGGGEMIKEVTFEKTVYNDIPFKYEAGTPNIEGAVAMAAAMDYVSGLGLHNIAAHEQKLTDMAVEGLKAMPRLTVLAPDVPHSAVVSVLAEGIHHYDLGTLLDQMGIAVRTGHHCCQPLMCALGTTGTTRASFALYNTEEEVKTFLRSMNRALEMLS, encoded by the coding sequence ATGCTTGATACAGCAACCATCCGCGCCCAGTTTCCGATTCTGAAAACCCAGGTGCACGGCAAACCGCTTATTTACCTGGATAACGCGGCCACCACTCAAAAGCCGCTGGCCGTCCTGGACGCCTCCCGGCGCTATTATGAAACGCAGAACGCCAACGTCCACCGCGGCTCCCATTACCTGAGCCAGCTGGCCACGGAAGCGCACGAACAGGCGCGGGAAACAGCCGCCGGATTCATCAACGCTCCGGAAACGGCGGAACTCCTGTTCACCTCCGGCTGTACCATGGGCATCAACCTGGCGGCGGACACGATTGCCAAATCCGGAATGATCAGGCCCGGGGAGGAAATCATCTTGTCCGCGGCGGAACACCATTCCAACATCGTCCCGTGGCAGATGCTCTGCGAACGCACGGGCGCGGTCCTCCGCGTCATTCCCCTGACGCCGGGCCAGACGCTGGACATGGAAGCCTATCAAAACCTGCTTTCCCCCCGTACCCGCATTGTGGCCATCGGGCATGTCTCCAACACGCTGGGAACAGTCAACCCCGTTCGGGAAATCACGGCGCTGGCCAGACAAAACAGGCCGGACACCATCGTCCTGGTGGACGGTGCGCAGGCCGTCTCCCACATGAAAGTCGACGTTCAGGAACTGGGCTGCGACTTTTACGCCTTCTCCGGCCACAAGCTGTACGCCCCCACGGGTATCGGCGCCCTGTGGGGAAAAAGGGAACTGCTGGAACAGCTCCCGCCGTGGATGGGCGGAGGGGAAATGATCAAGGAAGTCACCTTTGAAAAAACCGTTTACAACGACATTCCTTTCAAATACGAGGCAGGTACCCCCAACATTGAAGGGGCCGTCGCCATGGCCGCCGCCATGGACTATGTCTCCGGACTGGGGCTGCACAACATCGCCGCGCATGAACAAAAGCTCACGGACATGGCCGTGGAAGGGCTCAAGGCCATGCCGCGGCTGACCGTGCTGGCCCCGGATGTGCCGCACAGCGCCGTCGTTTCCGTACTGGCGGAGGGCATCCATCACTACGACCTGGGAACCCTTCTGGACCAGATGGGAATTGCCGTCCGCACCGGGCACCACTGCTGCCAGCCCCTCATGTGCGCATTGGGAACCACGGGAACCACCCGCGCCTCATTCGCCCTGTACAACACGGAAGAGGAAGTGAAAACTTTCCTCCGCTCCATGAACAGGGCGCTGGAAATGCTTTCCTGA
- a CDS encoding rhodanese-like domain-containing protein: MRDALSTALKLLLVILLLAVGIAVLDLRVIQPLRTPPCNPELLEEGHVCLSQVLKDWPGKIVWIDARNQDDFERHTITQAPVYPVRPADDNYQELLAGAMEALMTAEDKGYCIVIFCSRDCNSSTAVANELKKPEYGIRAPVFILEGGWDELRKEPSLVQ; this comes from the coding sequence ATGAGAGACGCCCTTTCCACAGCCCTGAAACTCCTGCTGGTCATACTGCTGCTGGCCGTAGGGATAGCCGTGCTGGATCTGCGCGTCATCCAGCCGCTGCGCACACCTCCCTGCAACCCGGAATTGCTGGAGGAAGGGCATGTCTGTCTTTCCCAGGTCCTGAAGGACTGGCCGGGAAAAATCGTCTGGATAGACGCCAGAAATCAGGACGACTTCGAACGCCACACCATCACGCAGGCCCCCGTCTATCCCGTGCGTCCGGCTGACGACAATTACCAGGAACTGCTTGCCGGTGCCATGGAGGCCCTGATGACGGCGGAGGACAAGGGGTACTGCATCGTCATCTTCTGCAGCAGGGACTGCAATTCCAGCACGGCCGTAGCCAACGAACTTAAAAAGCCGGAATACGGCATCCGGGCGCCCGTCTTCATTCTGGAAGGCGGCTGGGACGAACTGCGCAAAGAACCTTCACTTGTACAATAA
- a CDS encoding DUF1573 domain-containing protein, which translates to MTVRTFILSGLLLCGSAASGKDELSFKETVVPVKVAPAQDSITAAFPFTNTSGVPVTISKISVSCDCTTAGVRDNKLTYAPGESGTVTAVMKTGNFSGTVDKDMTVHANGSAYKLVIRAQIPDIIRMEPRKLEWTKGAPATPKTIHITISKELPVNLTTVDLTGDAFDYEPVTVQKGKEYKIIVTPKSTDKPAFNTIWVRTDSTVPRYKRQMGFLTIKED; encoded by the coding sequence ATGACCGTGCGGACTTTCATCCTGTCAGGCCTGTTGTTGTGCGGAAGCGCCGCTTCCGGCAAGGATGAACTGTCCTTCAAGGAAACGGTCGTCCCCGTCAAGGTGGCCCCGGCCCAGGACAGCATCACGGCGGCGTTCCCCTTCACCAACACTTCCGGCGTTCCCGTCACCATCAGCAAAATCAGCGTCTCCTGCGACTGCACCACCGCCGGAGTCAGGGACAACAAGCTGACCTACGCTCCAGGGGAATCCGGAACCGTGACAGCCGTGATGAAAACCGGCAATTTTTCCGGTACGGTGGACAAAGACATGACCGTACACGCCAACGGCTCCGCCTACAAGCTGGTCATCCGGGCACAGATTCCGGACATTATCCGCATGGAGCCCCGCAAGCTGGAATGGACGAAGGGGGCTCCCGCTACCCCCAAGACCATCCACATCACCATCTCCAAGGAACTGCCCGTCAACCTGACAACGGTGGACCTGACGGGGGACGCTTTTGACTACGAGCCTGTCACCGTTCAAAAAGGGAAGGAATACAAAATCATCGTCACCCCAAAATCCACGGACAAGCCGGCTTTCAACACCATCTGGGTCCGGACGGATTCCACCGTTCCGCGTTACAAACGGCAAATGGGATTCCTGACCATCAAGGAAGACTGA
- a CDS encoding signal peptidase II: MDNQTETDSAPRTKKSLGWLWWSLLGVGLYILDQVSKLWIIHRFPLNYVDEHTHKYAHIPGFPGFQHIHAGGIIDFFTNGPIPAEDMARYTDLNQNSVNALNRLRDLEPITFLDGMVNITRVHNTGVAFGLGNGTAWSSYVFLGIPVLAIIALIVLYRKNFFHTVWLKLAYVLLLAGVAGNLTDRLVQGFLLPYEQPHGFFTKLLNGYVVDFIDVTLPVINYRWPAFNVADSCIFVAAIIFFIASIFSSRSKEETPS; encoded by the coding sequence ATGGACAACCAGACGGAAACGGATTCCGCCCCCCGCACAAAGAAAAGCCTCGGCTGGCTCTGGTGGAGCCTGCTGGGCGTGGGGCTGTACATTTTGGACCAGGTCAGCAAGCTGTGGATCATCCACCGCTTTCCGCTGAACTATGTGGACGAGCATACCCACAAGTATGCTCATATACCCGGCTTTCCGGGGTTTCAGCACATTCATGCCGGCGGCATCATCGATTTCTTCACCAACGGTCCCATACCTGCTGAGGACATGGCACGATACACCGACCTGAACCAGAATTCAGTGAACGCGCTGAACCGCCTCCGGGATCTGGAACCCATCACCTTCCTTGACGGGATGGTGAACATCACCAGGGTGCACAATACGGGAGTGGCCTTCGGCCTGGGGAACGGAACGGCCTGGTCCAGCTACGTCTTTTTGGGCATCCCCGTGCTGGCGATCATCGCCCTCATCGTATTATACCGGAAAAACTTTTTCCATACGGTATGGCTCAAGCTTGCCTACGTGCTCCTGCTGGCGGGCGTGGCCGGCAATCTGACGGACCGCCTCGTGCAGGGCTTCCTGCTTCCCTACGAACAGCCGCACGGCTTTTTCACCAAGCTGCTGAACGGCTATGTGGTGGACTTCATCGACGTCACCCTTCCCGTAATCAACTACCGCTGGCCAGCCTTCAACGTGGCGGATTCCTGCATCTTCGTGGCGGCGATCATCTTCTTCATCGCCAGCATCTTCTCTTCCCGCAGCAAAGAGGAAACTCCATCCTGA
- the ileS gene encoding isoleucine--tRNA ligase, whose protein sequence is MSAPEKNYKDTILLPETGFPMRGDLTKNEPVRLKKWEDTGLYERILSRRIEQGAPRFLLHDGPPFANGDVHMGTALNKILKDLILKSKTMAGYAAPYVPGWDCHGLPIEFKVVQKARDLDAAEIRRRCVEFARGFIDIQRTSFRRLGVFGDWEHPYLTMDPAYEANILRVFAKLVEDGAVYQSRKPVQWSYGAYTALAEAEIDYKEKVSSSVFVRFPLLDNPLGLKASMVIWTTTPWTLPANVGIALHPRFTYVAGKFMKDGQTETLVIVKELLDAFAQKTGWALAETIREFQGAELENCEAQHPFLSRTSRIILADFVTTDTGTGAVHIAPGHGADDYNVGRQYELPVLSPVDDDGKYTEEVGVPALTGKHVFDANKDIIAMLEKDNNLFGVEEYRHQYPHCWRSKTPIIFRAVEQFFISMDKLRPQALEQIDKVQWLPAWGRNRIYGTVEARPDWCISRQRTWGVPLPVFFDEDGKAVLDAALVRKIADMVEAHGSNIWFELSDEALCERLGLPKTWKKGKDTLDVWIDSGSSHMAVMDSRPGLDAPADLYLEATDQHRGWFQSSLMLSVAWRGTAPYKAVMTHGFVVDKDTGKKTSKSDAKSGKPIDAAYYYDKYGADIVRLWAASVDWQNEVPFGEDLFKQVTEPYRRLRNTLRILLGNINRFDFATQAVSPEHMPILDRWILERLNAVIRETLKAYEAYDFRKAFSVINQFCTSDLSALYVDTTKDRLYCDSVTSVRRRATLTAMTIIFKALCRLLAPILAFTADEAWEYAGYEGSVHEQDFPAPMPEYDTQEASSVVSRLLEIKSVIQVAIEEQVKAKTFSKNNEADIRLTVPSNESEDVVALLEDRAFCTEFFIIADLSVQTGPELAATALRTEHAMCPRCRRYEPEEEGADVCERCSEVLS, encoded by the coding sequence ATGAGTGCGCCCGAAAAGAATTATAAAGACACCATCCTGTTGCCGGAGACCGGCTTCCCGATGAGGGGAGACTTGACGAAAAACGAACCCGTACGCCTGAAAAAGTGGGAAGACACCGGGCTGTACGAACGAATTTTGTCCCGCAGGATAGAACAGGGCGCACCCCGTTTCCTCCTTCACGACGGCCCCCCCTTCGCCAATGGCGACGTGCACATGGGAACGGCCCTGAACAAGATTCTGAAGGACCTGATCCTCAAGTCCAAAACCATGGCCGGTTACGCCGCGCCGTACGTTCCCGGCTGGGACTGCCACGGCCTCCCCATCGAATTCAAGGTGGTTCAAAAGGCCCGCGACCTGGACGCGGCGGAAATCCGCCGCCGCTGCGTGGAATTTGCCAGGGGCTTCATCGACATTCAACGGACTTCCTTCCGCCGCCTGGGCGTTTTCGGCGACTGGGAGCACCCCTACCTGACGATGGACCCGGCCTATGAAGCCAACATTCTGCGCGTCTTCGCCAAACTGGTGGAAGACGGAGCCGTGTACCAGAGCCGCAAACCCGTCCAGTGGTCCTACGGGGCCTACACCGCGCTGGCGGAAGCGGAAATCGACTACAAGGAAAAGGTCAGCTCTTCCGTGTTCGTCCGCTTTCCCCTGCTGGACAATCCCCTGGGGCTGAAAGCCTCCATGGTCATCTGGACCACCACGCCCTGGACGCTGCCCGCCAACGTCGGCATCGCCCTTCATCCGCGCTTCACGTATGTGGCCGGAAAATTCATGAAGGACGGCCAGACGGAAACCCTCGTCATCGTGAAAGAGCTTCTGGACGCGTTCGCGCAGAAGACAGGCTGGGCCCTGGCGGAAACCATCCGTGAATTCCAGGGAGCGGAACTGGAAAACTGCGAAGCGCAACATCCCTTCCTTTCCCGCACATCCAGAATCATTCTGGCGGACTTCGTCACGACGGATACCGGCACCGGCGCCGTCCACATCGCTCCCGGCCACGGTGCGGACGACTACAACGTAGGCCGCCAGTACGAGCTGCCCGTCCTTTCCCCGGTGGACGACGACGGCAAATATACGGAAGAAGTGGGTGTTCCCGCCCTGACAGGGAAACACGTATTTGACGCCAACAAGGACATCATCGCCATGCTGGAAAAGGACAACAACCTCTTCGGCGTGGAGGAATACCGCCACCAGTACCCGCACTGCTGGCGTTCCAAGACCCCCATCATCTTCCGCGCGGTGGAACAATTCTTCATCTCCATGGACAAATTGCGCCCGCAAGCGCTGGAACAGATTGACAAGGTGCAGTGGCTGCCCGCCTGGGGCCGCAACCGCATTTACGGCACGGTGGAAGCCCGGCCGGACTGGTGCATCTCCCGCCAGCGCACCTGGGGCGTCCCGCTCCCCGTCTTTTTTGACGAGGACGGCAAGGCCGTTCTGGACGCCGCGCTAGTGCGCAAAATCGCGGACATGGTGGAAGCCCACGGCTCCAACATCTGGTTTGAACTTTCCGACGAAGCCCTGTGCGAGCGCCTGGGCCTTCCCAAAACCTGGAAAAAGGGCAAGGATACGCTGGATGTCTGGATTGATTCCGGCAGCTCCCACATGGCCGTCATGGATTCCCGCCCCGGCCTGGACGCCCCGGCGGACCTGTACCTGGAAGCTACGGACCAGCACCGCGGCTGGTTCCAAAGTTCCCTGATGCTTTCCGTCGCCTGGCGCGGCACAGCCCCGTACAAGGCCGTGATGACCCACGGATTCGTGGTGGACAAGGATACCGGGAAAAAGACTTCCAAATCCGACGCGAAAAGCGGCAAACCCATCGACGCCGCCTATTATTACGACAAATACGGCGCGGACATCGTGCGCCTGTGGGCTGCTTCCGTGGACTGGCAGAATGAAGTCCCCTTCGGGGAAGACCTCTTCAAGCAGGTCACGGAACCCTACCGCCGCCTGCGCAACACCCTGCGCATCCTGCTGGGCAACATCAACAGGTTCGACTTTGCCACGCAGGCCGTCTCCCCGGAACACATGCCCATCCTGGACCGCTGGATTCTGGAACGCCTCAACGCCGTCATCCGTGAAACGCTCAAGGCGTATGAAGCCTATGACTTCCGCAAGGCGTTCAGCGTCATCAACCAATTCTGCACGAGCGACCTGTCCGCGCTGTATGTGGACACCACGAAGGACCGCCTTTACTGCGACTCCGTCACTTCCGTGCGCCGCCGCGCCACGCTGACGGCCATGACCATCATCTTCAAGGCCCTGTGCCGCCTGCTGGCCCCCATCCTGGCCTTTACGGCGGACGAAGCCTGGGAATACGCCGGTTACGAAGGCAGTGTGCATGAGCAGGACTTTCCCGCCCCCATGCCGGAATACGATACGCAGGAAGCCTCCTCCGTCGTCTCCCGCTTGCTGGAAATCAAATCCGTCATCCAGGTGGCGATCGAAGAGCAGGTAAAGGCCAAAACCTTCTCCAAAAATAATGAAGCGGACATCCGGCTTACCGTCCCCTCCAATGAAAGCGAGGACGTGGTGGCCCTGCTGGAAGACCGTGCCTTCTGCACGGAATTCTTCATCATTGCGGACTTGAGTGTCCAGACCGGGCCGGAACTGGCCGCTACTGCCCTCAGGACGGAACACGCCATGTGCCCGAGATGCCGCCGGTACGAACCTGAAGAAGAAGGTGCAGACGTCTGCGAACGCTGCTCGGAAGTACTTTCCTGA
- a CDS encoding alpha/beta hydrolase — protein sequence MNIPSLFCAVSLIFVPASFGADSFSATLKKLPAESGKSSFVSNWIPLELKEADMQEKYIDSTRVTDVGKAQMQFYFPAGWRSRDKRPALCIFPGGGYALMAIDKEGVHIARWAAEHGMVGVVVKYRVSQKNNAIGKFPGPLLDARQALRLTRKHAGELGVDPGKIGVMGFSAGGHLAAMAATLWTKSLPEEADNPLRSVSARPDFAMLIYPVITMVPKDTHPGTRNKIIGSKPDPSLEELCSAERQVTPNTPPVFLVHAQDDGVASANSKLMEKACRDKGVPVTLRLYSRGGHGYGMEKRGNPTDQWPEDAEKWLFEREILPVAAQRRGTENAAAADSSGKREE from the coding sequence ATGAACATTCCATCCCTTTTTTGTGCCGTCTCGCTGATTTTTGTTCCCGCCTCATTCGGTGCGGATTCCTTTTCCGCCACTCTCAAAAAACTGCCCGCGGAATCCGGGAAATCCTCCTTTGTCTCCAACTGGATTCCTCTGGAGCTCAAGGAGGCGGACATGCAGGAAAAATACATTGATTCCACCAGGGTCACGGACGTGGGAAAAGCGCAAATGCAGTTTTATTTTCCCGCCGGGTGGCGTTCCCGGGACAAACGACCGGCCCTGTGCATCTTTCCGGGCGGAGGCTACGCCCTCATGGCCATTGACAAAGAAGGCGTGCATATCGCCCGGTGGGCGGCGGAGCATGGCATGGTGGGTGTCGTCGTCAAATACCGCGTTTCCCAGAAAAACAATGCCATAGGCAAATTTCCCGGTCCCCTGCTGGATGCCCGGCAGGCCCTGCGCCTGACGCGCAAGCATGCCGGGGAACTCGGCGTCGATCCCGGAAAAATCGGCGTCATGGGCTTTTCCGCAGGAGGCCATCTGGCCGCCATGGCCGCTACATTGTGGACCAAGTCACTTCCGGAAGAAGCGGACAATCCCCTCAGATCCGTCTCGGCCCGTCCGGATTTTGCCATGCTGATTTATCCCGTTATTACGATGGTCCCAAAAGATACTCATCCAGGCACGCGCAACAAAATCATCGGCTCAAAGCCCGACCCGTCTTTGGAAGAATTGTGCTCCGCCGAACGGCAGGTGACACCAAACACGCCGCCCGTCTTCCTCGTTCACGCCCAGGACGACGGCGTAGCCTCCGCCAACAGCAAGCTCATGGAAAAAGCCTGCCGGGACAAAGGCGTTCCCGTAACCCTGCGCCTTTACTCCAGGGGAGGTCACGGCTACGGCATGGAGAAGCGCGGCAATCCGACCGACCAATGGCCGGAAGACGCCGAAAAATGGCTTTTCGAACGGGAAATCCTTCCTGTCGCCGCACAGCGCCGCGGAACGGAGAATGCCGCAGCGGCGGATTCATCCGGAAAGCGGGAGGAATGA